A section of the Acidobacterium capsulatum ATCC 51196 genome encodes:
- the pncA gene encoding bifunctional nicotinamidase/pyrazinamidase has protein sequence MQIRADDVLIVVDVQNDFCPGGALAVPEGDAVIPAILEIAPKFEHVVLTQDWHPAGHGSFASSHQGRHPLETVTMAYGEQTLWPDHCVQGTWGAELHAELKLPQADLILRKGLRRDVDSYSAFFENDRVTPTGLEEYLRERGLRRAFFAGLAYDFCVGYSALDARRLGREAVVLREACRAIDARGSAAAMERRLREAGVVEMPSAL, from the coding sequence ATGCAGATACGCGCGGACGATGTGCTGATTGTGGTGGATGTGCAGAACGACTTCTGCCCGGGCGGCGCGCTGGCCGTGCCGGAGGGCGACGCGGTGATTCCGGCGATTCTGGAGATTGCGCCCAAGTTTGAGCATGTGGTGCTGACGCAGGACTGGCATCCGGCGGGGCATGGGTCATTTGCGAGTAGCCATCAGGGACGGCATCCACTCGAAACGGTGACCATGGCTTATGGCGAGCAGACGCTGTGGCCCGACCATTGCGTGCAGGGCACGTGGGGTGCCGAGCTGCACGCGGAGCTGAAGCTGCCGCAGGCGGATCTGATTTTGCGCAAAGGGTTGCGGCGGGATGTGGATTCGTATTCGGCGTTTTTTGAGAATGACCGCGTGACGCCGACCGGCCTTGAAGAATACCTGCGGGAGCGCGGGCTGAGGCGTGCGTTTTTTGCGGGGCTGGCGTATGACTTTTGCGTGGGGTATTCCGCGCTGGATGCGCGGCGGCTGGGGCGCGAAGCGGTGGTGCTGCGCGAGGCCTGCCGCGCGATTGATGCACGAGGCTCGGCGGCGGCGATGGAGCGGCGGCTGCGCGAGGCCGGGGTGGTGGAGATGCCATCGGCCCTCTGA
- a CDS encoding ubiquinone/menaquinone biosynthesis methyltransferase — protein sequence MSSSITPGARPEGTLDEQASAAAVRSMFDSIAPRYDLLNHVLSCNIDRFWWWRAARTFRHILARPQARVLDICCGTGDMTMALLRRRPANAAPVLAGDFSHQMLRRGAEKFTARHANAIPIEADALHLPLPGNSLDLITSAFGFRNIANYRGALEEFHRVLAPNGELGILDFSEPTGLIGKFYAFYFRRVLPAIGGRLSGMGSAYAYLPSSVEKFPPPPQMLDLMRAVGFTQVSWTPYTFGIAGLYRGVKGSANTASPGLR from the coding sequence ATGAGCAGTTCCATCACTCCCGGCGCACGCCCCGAGGGCACGCTCGACGAGCAGGCCTCCGCAGCCGCCGTGCGCAGCATGTTTGACAGCATCGCCCCGCGCTATGACCTGCTCAACCACGTGCTCTCCTGCAACATTGACCGCTTCTGGTGGTGGCGCGCCGCGCGCACCTTCCGCCACATTCTCGCGCGCCCGCAGGCTCGCGTGCTCGATATCTGCTGCGGCACCGGCGACATGACCATGGCGCTGCTGCGCCGCCGTCCGGCCAACGCCGCGCCCGTGCTCGCCGGCGACTTCTCCCACCAGATGCTCCGCCGTGGCGCGGAAAAGTTCACCGCCCGCCACGCCAATGCCATCCCCATTGAGGCCGATGCCCTGCATCTGCCCCTGCCCGGCAATTCGCTTGACCTCATCACCAGCGCATTCGGCTTCCGCAACATCGCCAACTATCGCGGCGCGCTGGAGGAGTTCCACCGCGTGCTCGCCCCCAACGGCGAGCTGGGCATTCTTGACTTCAGCGAACCCACCGGGCTCATCGGCAAGTTCTACGCCTTCTACTTCCGCCGCGTGCTTCCTGCCATCGGCGGACGCCTCTCCGGAATGGGCAGCGCCTACGCCTATCTGCCCTCCTCCGTCGAGAAGTTCCCGCCCCCGCCGCAAATGCTCGACCTCATGCGCGCCGTCGGCTTCACGCAGGTCTCCTGGACGCCCTACACCTTCGGCATCGCCGGTCTCTATCGCGGCGTCAAAGGCAGTGCCAATACCGCATCGCCCGGGTTACGCTAA
- a CDS encoding HNH endonuclease, with translation MTSCLYCGSNGPFSTKEHVIPESLGNDDLILTGEVCDACQRYFGKEVERYVLDKTPLAFWRTFLQIATKKGKLPAVDVGQPSQDKGTIPDRHARHDNIGFAAHDDGSISVDIDDSEMVRAILEGRKTDLKMVLTPKKLHMLGRFLGKVGLGILGIDDPVQARNRRFDGVRRYARYGDFDGLWPIFYYTQGRLRDLRQAVAAAWDGQELEEVHLYSYGLVEVAQTYTLFRFNIGIDNWVICLDDPFPHPAIREAFPGINLRLIWYDEKRSRRTSSAGLHYCW, from the coding sequence ATGACGTCCTGCCTCTACTGCGGTTCGAACGGTCCATTCTCCACGAAGGAGCATGTAATACCGGAGTCTCTCGGGAACGATGACCTAATTCTGACAGGTGAAGTCTGCGACGCATGCCAGCGATATTTCGGGAAAGAGGTTGAACGGTATGTTCTTGATAAAACCCCGCTAGCATTCTGGAGGACATTCCTCCAGATCGCTACGAAGAAGGGAAAGCTGCCGGCCGTGGATGTTGGGCAGCCGAGCCAAGACAAGGGTACAATCCCGGATCGTCATGCTCGCCACGACAACATCGGATTTGCCGCGCACGATGATGGATCCATCTCGGTCGATATCGACGACAGCGAGATGGTTCGCGCCATCTTAGAAGGAAGGAAAACGGACCTCAAGATGGTACTCACTCCGAAGAAGCTTCACATGCTCGGTCGATTCCTCGGCAAGGTGGGGCTCGGCATACTCGGAATAGACGATCCTGTCCAAGCACGGAATCGCCGATTCGACGGGGTCCGCCGTTATGCTCGTTACGGAGACTTCGATGGGTTATGGCCTATCTTCTACTACACCCAAGGGCGACTTCGGGACCTCAGACAAGCCGTTGCCGCCGCATGGGACGGGCAGGAACTTGAAGAGGTTCATTTGTACTCCTATGGCTTGGTCGAAGTCGCACAGACGTACACGCTATTCCGGTTCAACATTGGCATCGATAACTGGGTGATCTGCCTCGATGATCCGTTTCCACATCCAGCGATACGCGAGGCGTTCCCAGGCATCAACCTCAGGCTGATTTGGTACGACGAGAAACGGTCGAGAAGGACTAGCTCCGCTGGTCTGCACTACTGTTGGTAA
- the aroB gene encoding 3-dehydroquinate synthase, translating into MRTIQVTTPGVQYPVYLGSGLLPQVASRLRKLTAPNSRIFIVTSPEIWALWGKKLLSGFGKSSPEVLFLPAGEAHKRMASVEKLATALSESGADRSSLLIAFGGGILGDLTGFLAAIYMRGIDYVQIPTTLLAQVDSSVGGKTGANLSTGKNLIGSFHHPRAVFADVDVLHTLPPRELRAGLQECVKAGIIRDAALFSYMERNAETILAADDAALTRVIAAAVRMKADVVQQDEREGGLRMILNYGHTLGHAIETVTHYRGLLHGEAVGWGMLAATELSRMRGLLTAAQSERMQRVILAYGPLPRFRAKAEALLEATARDKKNRAGTRRFVLAEKIGHATIVEDVTEAELRAVIAWLLQRVREAGQLREVGA; encoded by the coding sequence GTGCGCACCATTCAGGTCACCACTCCCGGCGTCCAATATCCGGTCTACCTCGGCAGCGGACTTCTCCCGCAAGTCGCTTCGCGGCTCAGGAAGCTCACCGCTCCGAACAGCCGCATTTTCATTGTCACCTCACCCGAGATCTGGGCGCTCTGGGGCAAAAAGCTGCTCTCCGGCTTTGGAAAATCCTCGCCGGAAGTCCTCTTTCTCCCCGCCGGAGAAGCCCACAAGCGCATGGCCAGCGTCGAAAAGCTCGCCACCGCGCTCTCTGAATCCGGCGCCGACCGCTCCTCGCTGCTCATCGCCTTCGGCGGCGGCATCCTCGGCGACCTCACCGGATTCCTCGCCGCCATCTACATGCGCGGCATCGATTACGTACAGATTCCCACCACGCTCCTCGCCCAGGTGGACTCATCCGTCGGCGGCAAGACCGGCGCAAATCTCAGCACCGGCAAAAACCTCATCGGCAGCTTTCACCATCCCCGCGCCGTCTTTGCCGATGTCGATGTGCTGCACACCCTGCCGCCCCGCGAACTTCGCGCCGGCCTGCAGGAGTGCGTCAAAGCCGGCATCATCCGCGACGCCGCGCTCTTCAGCTACATGGAGCGCAATGCCGAAACCATCCTCGCCGCGGACGACGCCGCGCTCACCCGTGTCATCGCCGCCGCCGTCCGCATGAAAGCCGACGTGGTCCAGCAGGATGAGCGCGAGGGCGGCCTGCGCATGATCCTCAACTACGGCCACACCCTCGGCCACGCCATCGAAACGGTTACACATTATCGCGGCCTGCTGCACGGCGAGGCCGTGGGCTGGGGCATGCTCGCCGCCACTGAGCTCTCGCGCATGCGCGGCCTGCTCACCGCCGCGCAATCTGAGCGCATGCAGCGCGTCATTCTCGCTTACGGCCCGCTGCCGCGCTTCCGCGCAAAAGCAGAGGCGCTGCTCGAGGCCACCGCGCGCGACAAGAAGAACCGCGCCGGAACCCGCCGCTTCGTCCTCGCCGAAAAAATCGGCCACGCCACCATCGTCGAAGACGTCACCGAGGCCGAGCTGCGCGCCGTCATCGCATGGCTGCTGCAGAGGGTCCGCGAAGCAGGCCAGCTTCGCGAGGTAGGCGCATGA
- the nadB gene encoding L-aspartate oxidase produces the protein MAEAAEFDFVVVGAGIAGLRAAIELADAGRVLVLTKEALGESNTSYAQGGIAVAMSGAEDVALHLEDTVAAGDGLVDREAARVLVEEGPLRVEELLAWDTRFDRENGELLRTLEGAHSRHRVLHANGDATGAEIGRALLAHAEAHARVTLREWTLTTDLLMDGDEAVGVVMMDRDGRQTQVRARAVLLASGGAGQVYSDTTNPAVATGDGIAMAARAGARIADMEFYQFHPTALSLPGVARFLLSEALRGEGAVLRNAAGEQFMERYHALKELAPRDVVARAITREGMGERGEARPVYLDMRHVTGVDLAARFPGISAFLTQHGLALGRDLIPVRPAAHYLMGGVRTDVDGRTSLRRLYAAGEVACTGVHGANRLASNSLLEGLVFGARAARAMRDEAALRAGEGRVPQGGVMPGISRADLQQTMWQKAGLLRDAAGLREAQALLEQGGEARAEASREALELRNLWEVARLIVAPALAREESRGAHFRNDFPERRDAEFQKHSDVVNGVVRFV, from the coding sequence ATGGCCGAAGCAGCAGAGTTTGACTTTGTAGTGGTGGGCGCGGGCATTGCGGGATTGCGCGCCGCGATTGAGCTGGCCGATGCGGGCCGCGTGCTGGTGCTGACCAAGGAAGCGCTGGGCGAGTCGAACACCTCGTATGCGCAGGGTGGCATTGCCGTGGCGATGAGCGGCGCCGAGGACGTGGCGCTGCATCTGGAAGACACGGTGGCGGCCGGCGACGGGCTGGTGGATCGCGAGGCGGCGCGGGTGCTGGTCGAGGAGGGTCCGCTGCGGGTGGAAGAGCTGCTGGCCTGGGACACGCGCTTTGACCGCGAAAACGGCGAGCTGCTGCGCACGCTGGAAGGCGCGCACAGCCGTCACCGCGTGTTGCACGCCAACGGCGACGCCACGGGCGCGGAGATTGGCCGCGCGCTGCTGGCCCACGCCGAGGCGCACGCGCGTGTGACGCTGCGCGAGTGGACGCTGACGACCGATCTGCTGATGGATGGGGATGAGGCGGTGGGCGTGGTGATGATGGATCGCGACGGCCGCCAGACGCAGGTGCGCGCGCGAGCGGTGCTGCTGGCGAGCGGCGGCGCGGGGCAGGTGTATAGCGACACGACGAATCCGGCCGTGGCCACGGGCGACGGCATTGCGATGGCGGCGCGCGCGGGCGCCAGGATTGCGGACATGGAGTTTTACCAGTTTCATCCCACGGCGCTCAGCCTGCCGGGGGTGGCGCGCTTTCTGCTGTCAGAGGCGCTGCGCGGCGAGGGCGCGGTGCTGCGCAATGCGGCGGGCGAGCAGTTTATGGAGCGCTACCACGCGCTGAAGGAACTGGCTCCGCGCGATGTGGTGGCGCGAGCCATCACACGCGAGGGGATGGGCGAGCGCGGTGAGGCGCGGCCGGTGTACCTGGACATGCGGCATGTGACGGGCGTGGATTTGGCGGCGCGGTTCCCGGGGATTTCAGCTTTTCTGACGCAGCATGGGCTGGCGCTGGGGCGGGATCTGATTCCGGTGCGGCCGGCGGCGCACTACCTGATGGGCGGCGTGCGCACCGATGTGGATGGGCGCACCTCGCTGCGGCGGCTGTATGCGGCGGGCGAGGTGGCCTGCACGGGCGTGCATGGGGCGAACCGGCTGGCGAGCAATTCGCTGCTGGAAGGGCTGGTGTTTGGCGCGCGCGCGGCGCGGGCGATGCGCGATGAGGCTGCGTTGCGGGCCGGGGAGGGCCGCGTGCCGCAGGGTGGCGTGATGCCGGGGATTTCGCGGGCGGATTTGCAACAGACAATGTGGCAAAAGGCCGGGCTGCTGCGCGATGCGGCCGGGCTGCGCGAGGCGCAGGCCCTGCTGGAGCAGGGAGGCGAGGCGCGCGCGGAGGCTTCGCGCGAGGCGCTGGAGTTGCGGAACCTGTGGGAGGTGGCGCGGCTGATTGTGGCTCCGGCGCTGGCGCGTGAGGAGAGCCGGGGCGCGCATTTCCGGAATGATTTTCCTGAGCGCAGGGATGCGGAGTTTCAGAAGCACTCGGATGTGGTGAACGGCGTGGTGCGGTTTGTTTGA
- the ygiD gene encoding 4,5-DOPA dioxygenase extradiol, producing MPDLMPAIFFGHGNPMNALSRNGYTEAWRRIGAEVPKPRAILAISAHWYVPGTGVTISTSPRTIHDFGGFPPELFRVQYPAPGDPQLARRVQQLLAPMPVDLDNSWGLDHGTWSVLVHAYPMADVPVVQLSINESQTAAFHFEIGRRLAPLREEGVLILGSGNLVHNLHAYAWGRHMPEPYDWAIRFELDARQRMFTGDVEALVAYEKLGKDALLSIPTPDHYLPLLYVMATQQPGEKIGFPVEGVDGGSISMLSVSVG from the coding sequence ATGCCGGACTTGATGCCTGCTATTTTCTTTGGACATGGGAACCCGATGAATGCCCTGTCGCGCAACGGATACACCGAGGCGTGGCGCCGCATCGGGGCAGAGGTCCCGAAGCCCCGGGCGATTCTTGCGATCTCCGCGCACTGGTATGTGCCGGGAACCGGGGTCACCATCAGCACTTCGCCGAGAACCATCCACGATTTCGGAGGCTTTCCGCCGGAGCTGTTCCGCGTGCAGTACCCCGCGCCGGGCGACCCGCAACTGGCGCGGCGCGTGCAGCAATTGCTGGCCCCCATGCCGGTGGACCTCGACAACTCCTGGGGACTCGATCACGGAACATGGTCGGTGCTGGTGCATGCGTATCCGATGGCGGATGTGCCCGTGGTGCAGCTCAGCATCAACGAGTCGCAGACCGCGGCGTTTCATTTTGAGATCGGCAGAAGGCTTGCGCCGCTGCGCGAAGAGGGCGTGCTGATCCTCGGCAGCGGAAACCTCGTCCACAACCTGCATGCCTACGCATGGGGCCGGCACATGCCGGAGCCTTATGACTGGGCCATCCGGTTTGAACTCGACGCCCGGCAGCGGATGTTCACCGGAGATGTGGAAGCGCTGGTCGCCTACGAAAAGCTCGGCAAGGATGCGCTGCTTTCCATTCCGACGCCGGACCACTACCTGCCGCTGCTCTATGTGATGGCGACGCAGCAGCCGGGAGAGAAGATTGGCTTTCCGGTCGAGGGCGTGGATGGTGGGTCGATCTCGATGCTGTCGGTGTCGGTGGGGTAA